Proteins found in one Aphelocoma coerulescens isolate FSJ_1873_10779 chromosome 27, UR_Acoe_1.0, whole genome shotgun sequence genomic segment:
- the HEXIM1 gene encoding protein HEXIM1 encodes MADAAPAEPGPEPQCEPEPHSEPEVRPEPQSEPEPQPERGEAPAEDGDAGRLPPPGAEAAAGGAEGRPPAGGAGRPGLGPRYRAVGRTEEWPVKKKHRRRPSKKKRRWKPYSKLSWEEKQQFDERQSLRASRLRAEMFAKGQPVAPYNTTQFLMEDHDQEEPDLKTGLYPRRAAAKSDDTSEEDFLDDAADEDGGSDGMGGDGSEFLQRDFSETYERYHVESLQNMSKQELVKEYLELEKCLSRMEEENNRLRMESKKAGGEAADPARVQALEREVDRLRAENLRLLREQELPRQEKGPCKPGE; translated from the coding sequence ATGGCCGACGCGGCGCCCGCTGAACCGGGGCCGGAGCCCCAGTGCGAACCGGAGCCTCATTCCGAGCCCGAGGTGCGGCCGGAGCCGCAGTCTGAGCCCGAGCCGCAGCCCGAGCGCGGAGAGGCGCCGGCGGAGGACGGCGATGCCGGGCGGCTGCCGCCCCCcggggcggaggcggcggcgggcggcgccgAGGGGCGGCCGCCGGCGGGTGGAGCGGGGCGTCCCGGCCTGGGCCCGCGGTACCGGGCCGTGGGGCGCACCGAGGAGTGGCCGGTGAAGAAGAAGCACCGTCGGCGGCCGTCGAAGAAGAAGCGGCGCTGGAAGCCGTACTCGAAGCTGAgctgggaggagaagcagcagttcGACGAGCGGCAGAGCCTCCGCGCCTCCCGGCTGCGGGCGGAGATGTTCGCCAAGGGGCAGCCGGTGGCTCCCTACAACACCACGCAGTTCCTCATGGAGGACCACGACCAGGAGGAGCCCGACCTGAAAACCGGGCTGTACCCGCGGCGAGCGGCCGCCAAGTCGGACGACACGAGCGAGGAGGATTTCCTGGACGACGCGGCGGACGAGGACGGGGGCAGcgacgggatggggggggacgGCAGCGAGTTTCTGCAGAGGGACTTCTCGGAGACGTACGAGCGGTACCATGTGGAGAGCCTGCAGAACATGAGCAagcaggagctggtgaaggAGTACCTGGAGCTGGAGAAGTGCCTCTCGCGCATGGAGGAGGAGAACAACCGGCTGAGGATGGAGAGCAAAAAAGCCGGGGGGGAGGCGGCGGACCCGGCGCGGGTGCAGGCGCTGGAGCGGGAGGTGGACAGGCTGCGAGCCGAGAACCTGCGGCTGCtgcgggagcaggagctgccccggCAGGAAAAGGGCCCCTGCAAGCCGGGGGAGTGA